Proteins found in one Sorghum bicolor cultivar BTx623 chromosome 1, Sorghum_bicolor_NCBIv3, whole genome shotgun sequence genomic segment:
- the LOC110431265 gene encoding uncharacterized protein LOC110431265 has product MPRRGKSSKPSYGRTTGSPYIHKPLPSGVPVPMCFCGDPCKVEISEDEETYRQRYWMCSNFAWEPTPKQRRSNFITPPPLCDFEQWIDTEIKESDKRLLQGLKEWDAERAEILEKRRREEAQKREHKEDEERRRVAAAREEREKKLERVRRAKAAMDENPDAQRKGKWPRCTQ; this is encoded by the exons ATGCCACGTCGTGGAAAAAGTAGCAAACCAAG CTATGGCCGGACGACCGGGAGTCCGTACATCCACAAGCCGCTTCCTAGCGGTGTTCCAGTACCTATGTGCTTTTGTGGTGATCCTTGCAAGGTAGAAATTTCGGAAGACGAGGAAACCTATCGGCAGAGGTATTGGATGTGTTCGAATTTTGCCTGGGAGCCTACGCCAAAACAACGCCGCAGTAACTTTATT ACCCCTCCACCATTGTGTGATTTTGAGCAGTGGATCGACACTGAGATTAAGGAGTCCGACAAGCGGCTTCTACAAGGCCTAAAGGAGTGGGATGCAGAGCGTGCAGAGATATTAGAGAAGAGACGTAGAGAGGAGGCTCAAAAGAGAGAGCACAAGGAAGATGAGGAAAGAAGACGTGTTGCTGCGGCTCGGGAGGAGAGGGAAAAGAAGCTTGAGCGTGTGCGCCGAGCGAAGGCAGCGATGGATGAGAATCCAGATGCCCAGAGGAAGGGAAAGTGGCCTCGTTGCACTCAGTAG